A window from Purpureocillium takamizusanense chromosome 3, complete sequence encodes these proteins:
- a CDS encoding uncharacterized protein (EggNog:ENOG503NW9R~antiSMASH:Cluster_3.2~COG:E~CAZy:AA3~CAZy:AA8) — MTTKTLPANSSDAYDYVIVGGGTAGCVLASRLSSYLPERKVLLIEAGPSDFDLSNVLDLRQWLTLLGGELDYDYGTTEQPMGNSHIRHSRAKVLGGCSSHNTLISFRPFRHDLDRWVAKGCKGWDFDTLVRLVDNLRNTFQPVHARHRNQLCKDWVEACSTALGIPVIQNFNDEIRSTGQLTQGAGFFNISYNPDNGYRSSASVAYIHPILRGEERRPNLTVLTEAHVSKLFVENDEAKGVAVTLASGQKLTIRARKETILSAGAVDTPRLMLHSGLGPRAQLEGLGIKVVKDIPGVGENLIDHPETIIMWELNQPVPPNQTTMDSDAGVFFRREPTNAAGNDGDAADVMMHCYQIPFCLNTERLGYPVVRDGYAFCMTPNIPRARSRGRIYLTSADPAVKPALDFRYFTDPEGYDAATLVAGIRAARKIAEQEPFKGWLKEEVAPGPKVQTDEEISEYARRVAHTVYHPAGTTKMGDVTRDEYAVVDPELKVRGIKKLRIADAGIFPEMVSINPMLTVLAIGERAAELIAMEDGWKVGNKPARL, encoded by the coding sequence ATGACGACCAAGACGCTCCCCGCCAACTCCAGCGACGCCTACGACTATGTCATCGTGGGCGGTGGCACCGCTGGCTGCGTCCTTGCCTCGCGCCTCTCCAGCTACCTGCCCGAGCGCAAAGTCCTGCTGATCGAGGCCGGCCCCTCCGACTTCGACCTCAGCAATGTCCTCGACCTGCGCCAGTGGCTAaccctcctcggcggcgagctcgactACGACTACGGCACTACGGAGCAGCCCATGGGCAACTCCCACATCCGCCATTCGCGCGCaaaggtcctcggcggctgctccTCGCACAACACTCTCATCTCCTTCCGCCCCTTCCGCCATGACCTGGATCGCTGGGTGGCCAAGGGCTGCAAGGGCTGGGACTTTGACAcgctcgtccgtctcgtcgacAACCTGCGCAACACCTTCCAGCCCGTCCATGCCCGCCATCGCAACCAGCTCTGCAAGGATTGGGTCGAGGCGTGCTCCACCGCCCTCGGTATCCCCGTCATTCAGAACTTCAACGACGAGATCCGCTCCACTGGCCAGCTGACGCAGGGCGCCGGCTTCTTCAACATCTCGTACAACCCGGACAATGGCTACCGCAGCAGTGCCTCAGTCGCGTACATCCACCCCatcctgcgcggcgaggagcgccgtCCCAACCTGACAGTCCTGACCGAGGCTCACGTCTCCAAGCTGTTCGTCGAaaacgacgaggccaagggcgtcgccgtcaccctcGCCTCGGGCCAGAAGCTCACGATCCGCGCGCGCAAGGAGACCATCCTctctgccggcgccgtcgacacccCGCGCCTGATGCTGCACTCTGGCCTGGGCCCccgcgcgcagctcgagggcctcggcaTTAAAGTCGTCAAGGACATTCCCGGCGTGGGCGAGAACCTCATCGACCACCCCGAGACCATCATAATGTGGGAGCTCAACCAGCCGGTGCCTCCGAACCAGACGACCATGGACTCGGACGCCGGCGTCTTTTTCCGCCGTGAGCCCACCAACGCggccggcaacgacggcgacgcggccgatGTGATGATGCACTGCTACCAGATCCCCTTCTGCCTCAACACTGAGCGTCTGGGCTACCCGGTGGTCCGGGACGGGTACGCGTTCTGCATGACGCCCAACATTCCCCGTGCGCGCTCACGCGGCCGCATCTACCTGACGTCtgccgacccggccgtcaaGCCGGCGCTCGATTTCCGCTACTTCACGGACCCAGAGGGCTATgacgcggcgacgctggtggcgggcatccgcgcggcgcgcaagATTGCCGAGCAGGAGCCATTCAAGGGTTGGCtgaaggaggaggtggcgccCGGCCCTAAGGTAcagacggacgaggagatTAGTGAGTACGCGCGTCGGGTCGCGCATACGGTGTACCACCCCGCGGGCACGACCAAGATGGGCGACGTGACGCGCGACGAGTACGCCGTGGTGGACCCGGAGCTCAAGGTGCGAGGCATCAAGAAgctgcgcatcgccgacgcgggcatCTTCCCGGAGATGGTGTCCATCAACCCGATGCTGACGGTGCTGGCGATTggcgagcgcgcggccgagCTCATTGCCATGGAGGACGGCTGGAAGGTTGGCAACAAGCCCGCCAGGCTGTAA